One window from the genome of Nicotiana tomentosiformis chromosome 5, ASM39032v3, whole genome shotgun sequence encodes:
- the LOC104112436 gene encoding uncharacterized protein, protein MASSFSLHQHIHCFSPTPTTLGFTKCPLHISTLFPTPSSRNNFLEFDSRRRRVPFAVTESDSSKSLEPDPQILLQDVADSFVLPADYFSQLPRDLRLDLNDAAFDLSNGPIKDECGEEVGETLLNISRAWERADTSTSTALVNKLPLLVGSLSGYQKSALGRRLLSAGRRFQSMGQYGEGEVQKIAKVMIKTGRLLSASPVSGITGEEPKQQTRTFKFGELQVELTSGKAYIGAGIAFIFGLLSWKLSQGVESIQESSLQYANDNALLLAKSLRGVLLVMSYSSTILSAFSTVGLILLGGQLKSEDK, encoded by the exons ATGGCTTCCTCTTTCTCACTTCATCAACATATCCATTGTTTTTCTCCAACTCCTACTACTCTTGGTTTCACCAAATGTCCGCTTCACATCTCCACTCTTTTTCCTACACCATCTTCTCGCAATAATTTCCTCGAATTCGATTCTCGTAGAAGAAGAGTGCCGTTTGCTGTTACAGAATCAGATTCCTCTAAATCTCTCGAACCAGACCCTCAAATTCTTCTGCAAGATGTCGCC GACAGTTTTGTGCTACCTGCAGATTATTTTTCCCAGCTTCCTCGTGATCTTCGCTTAGAT CTGAACGATGCAGCATTTGATCTTTCAAATGGGCCAATTAAAGATGAG TGTGGTGAGGAGGTGGGAGAGACATTATTAAATATAAGCCGAGCATGGGAACGGGCTGATACATCAACATCCACAGCTTTAGTGAACAAGCTGCCTCTATTGGTTGGCTCATTGTCAGGCTATCAAAAATCAG CACTTGGAAGGCGCTTATTATCAGCTGGAAGAAGGTTCCAGTCCATGGGACAATATGGAGAAGGTGAAGTACAGAAG ATTGCTAAAGTAATGATAAAGACTGGGAGGCTGTTGTCTGCAAGTCCAGTATCTGGGATTACTGGTGAAGAACCTAAGCAGCAAACCAGGACATTTAAG TTTGGGGAGCTTCAGGTTGAATTGACCTCAGGAAAAGCCTACATTGGAGCTGGCATTGCATTTATCTTtgg TTTACTTTCTTGGAAATTAAGTCAAGGCGTAGAGAGTATACAAGAGAGCTCCTTACAGTATGCAAATGACAATGCTTTGTTGCTTGCGAAG TCCCTGCGAGGAGTTCTGCTTGTAATGTCCTATTCATCAACCATTTTATCTGCTTTTTCAACTGTGGGACTTATCTTACTTGGGGGCCAACTTAAGTCGGAAGATAAGTGA